The Streptomyces sp. 11x1 genomic sequence GACCTCCCTCGCGGACGTCGAGGCGGCCTGCGAGGAGTGGGGCGCGGTCATCCTCAAGCCCTCCTTCGGCTACCGCGGCACGGACGTGGAGCGCGTCGCCGACTTCGCGGCCGAGAAGGCCGTCGCCGAGGAACTGCTCTCCCGCTATCCGACCCTGGTCTGCCAGCGCTTCTACCCGACGTCGGGCGGCGAGTACCGCATCACGGTCGCGGGGGAGGCCACCCCGATCAACATGCTCAAGCTGCCGGCACCGGGCTCCTGGCGCTGCAAGACCATGGAGGGCGCCTCCTTCGAGCGGTTCGAGGCCCCGGACGACCTCGTCGACCTGTCGCTGCGCGCCACCCGGGCCATGGGCATCACCCTGGCCGGCCTGGACGTCCTGCCCGCCCCGGACGGCTATGTCGTCCTGGAGGTCAATCCGGTCCCGGGCTACCTCTCCATGCTGGGCAGGGAACAGCACCGCCAGGTGCTCGGCGGTGTCTTCGACTGGGTCGAGGCGAAGACCTCCGCCTGACTCCCGGCCCGCGCCGCTCCCGGGGACGCCTCTTCCGCTCTGCCACCCCCTGCCCCTCGACTCCGTACCCGCCAGCACTCAGGAGAGCCATGCGCTACACCACCTTCGGCCGGAACACCGGGCTGCGCGTGTCGGAGTTCGCCCTCGGTACGGCCAACTTCGGTGCGGGCGTCGGCGCGCACCCCGAGGCGGCCGGGCTGATGTGGGCCCGACGGGGCGACGGCGCCGGACGGGAGGACGCGCGCAAGATCTTCGACCGGTTCGCCGAGGCCGGCGGCACCCTCGTCGACACCGCCGACTGCTACCAGTTCGGCGAGTCGGAGAAGCTGCTGGGCGAGTTCCTCGCCGCCGACCGCGACCACTTCGTCCTGTCGTCGAAGTACACCAACAGTGACTCCGTCCGTCCGGGCGTCTCCGACACCGGCAACAGCCGCAAGAACATGATCCGTTCGGTCGAGTCCAGCCTGCGGCGCCTGCGAACCGACCACATCGACCTGTACTGGGCCCACTTCCCCGACACGCTCACACCGACTGAGGAGATCCTCACCGCCGTCGACCAGCTCGTGCGCAGCGGCAAGATCCTCTACGCCGGTCTCTCCAACTTCCCCGCTTGGCGCGTCTCCCGCGCCGTGACGATCGCGGAACTGCGCGGCTGGGCCCCCGTCATCGGCA encodes the following:
- a CDS encoding aldo/keto reductase, which translates into the protein MRYTTFGRNTGLRVSEFALGTANFGAGVGAHPEAAGLMWARRGDGAGREDARKIFDRFAEAGGTLVDTADCYQFGESEKLLGEFLAADRDHFVLSSKYTNSDSVRPGVSDTGNSRKNMIRSVESSLRRLRTDHIDLYWAHFPDTLTPTEEILTAVDQLVRSGKILYAGLSNFPAWRVSRAVTIAELRGWAPVIGIQTEYNLVNRTGERELLPMAEALGLGAALWSPLGGGLLTGKYRRTAAGWVSDQNRRHPRNDTDRIEAVVNTVLAVGEETGLSAPQVALAWLRDRAARSTTAFVPVIGPRDVNQLEEYLRSLDVTLTDEHLVRLDTVSAVELGSPHEIGRLVRDSLIGGDPDRMGTPIVPVA